The genomic stretch CGGCGAAGGCGCAGGTGGCGGCGGCCACGAAAATCGGGAATTGCGCGCGCCTCATGGGGGAGGCAACGGCATGGGTCACGGACATGGAAAGCCGGGCACCCTGGGGCGCCCCCTCGATCACGGATTGCGGGTCAGGCGAAAGCGGCGTCAGCCGCGGGTCAGGCCGCATGGATCGGGGTCCAGGAGAACCACCCAGGCCCGCCAGGCGGCGATGCTGCCGCGCAGATTGATTGGATGTCTGGACATGCACCAAGGATGATGGGCCGCCGGGCCAAAGTCAAACCAGGGCTGGCTTGCAAGCCGCGCATGGCGAGGCCAGTTTGCGGGATATGATCCGCTCCATCCTGCTCGCCCTCGATGACACGCCCGGCGCCTGCGCGGCGCGGGATGTCGCCTTCGCCCTCGCCCGCCGCACCGGCGCCGCGGTGACGGCGCTGATCGTGCTGGACCGCCCGCATACCAGCGCCGCGCATGAGGCTGTGCCGATGGGCGGTGGCGCCTTCGCCGCCCGGCGCAACGAGAAGCTGGCCGCCGCCGTCGAGGCCGAGGCGGAGGGGGTTCTCGCGGATGCGCGCGTGGCGGCGGGGGACCTGCCCTTCGCCGTGGTGCGGCGCGAGGAGGCGCCCGAGCAGGCCCTGCTGGCCGAGGGCGCCACGCATGACCTCATCATCATCGGCCGCGACTGCACCCTGGGCCGCGAGGCCTGCGACGACGGGCTTTCCCCCACCATCGAGGCGCTGCTGCGCGATGGCGCGCGGCCGCTGCTGGTGGTGCCCCCGGGCACGCAAAGTGCTGGCCTCGCCGAAGTCGTTCAGCTCACCCATCCCATCCTGATCGCGCAGAACGGCTCCATGGCCGCGATGCGCACGCTGCATGTCTTCGCGCTGCTGGGACTGGGGAAGGGCCAGGCGGTCAAGCTCCTCGACTTCACCGCCGATGCCAGCCCCGAAGCCCTGGCGCGCTACCTCACGCAGCACGGCATGCAGGCCGAGGCCTTCGCCGTGCGGGGCGACGCGCATGACATCCTGCTGGCCGAGGCGCAAAGCCTGCCGGCCTCCCTCCTTGTGCTGGGTGCGGATCAGGAGAGCGGCATCAGCCGGCTGATCTTCGGCAGCGCCACGGCCCGGCTGCTGCGCGCCGCACCCTGCCCGGTCTTCATCCACGGCTGAGGCCGCGCCGCAGCCCTATCCGGCCAGGTGGATCCAGGGCGGGGTGAAGCCGGCCAGCACGCCATCCGGCGCCTCGGGCAGCAGGGCCGCGTAAAGCCCGCGCGCCGGGCCCAGCGTCGGGTGATCGCGGTAGAGGATGCGGTTGAAGCCCAGATTGCGCAGCAGGTGCAGCATCAGCGGCGGATTGGGCGCCCAGCCGGAGATCCAGCTCCCCTCCGGCCCGCCGATCGGCAGCCAGCGGCTCTGCGCCGTCATGATCGGCCGCGCATCCTCCAGCGCATCCTGCATCGTCTCCAGCAGCAGCACCCGGCTGGTGACGTTGCGCATGCCGTGCAGCGCCTTGATGGGATTGAACAGCTGCTCGAAACAGGCGGTGGCGAGCACGACGTGAAAGCTGCCGAAATCCGGGCTCAGCAGGCGCGGGTCCAGGGTTTCCGTCTCGAGCGGGGCGCCCAGCGCATGCGCCGCCCATTGTGTGGCCGAAAGCGCGTCTGCGCCGGGCAGGCTCCAGGCCAGGTGGTCCGCCGCCACGGCCCGCGCGGCGCCGCGCCGCAGCATGGCGAAGCTGAAGGCGCCGTTCGCCGCACCCAGTTCCAGCACATGCGCCCCGGTGAGGTTCAGCGGATCGAGCAGGGCCGCTTCCTCGGCGGCGAGCTGCGCTTCCGGCACCAGCCCCTCGGTCACGAGGTCCGGGCCCAGGCGAAGGCTTTGCAGCCAGCGATGCGCGGACAGGGCTGCGCGCAATTCCGTCCCGCTCATCGCGTCAGCCCCGCACCAGAAGGTCTTCGATGGCGCCCGGCACATCGAGGTCCCGCCAGGGGCTGCCGAGCTGCAGGATCAGGCCATCCTCCACCTCGGGCAGGAAGGCGGCGTAGAGGCCATGGCCGCGCCCCAGCGTCGGGTGGTCCCGGTAGAAGATGCGGGTGAAGCCGAGCTGCAACAGCAGGTGCAGCATCAGGGCGGGATTGGGGCCCCACCAGTTCGTCGCATCCCCGGCCAGGGTGGCGGCGGGGTAGAAGACCATGCCCGGCCGGGCCTCGGCGGTCAGGTCCTGATGGGTTTCGATCAGCAGCAATTGCCGCGTCACCTGGCGCAGGCGCGTCATCACCTCGATCGGGTCATAGAGGTGGTAGAAGACGCCGAGGAACAGCACCACGTCGAAACGGCCGAGCTGGTCGGTGATCTCGAAGGGCGCGATCTCGGCCGCTTCCACCTCCAGCCCCAGCGAGTCGCGGGCGAGTTCGAAGGTCTCGCGCCCCTGCCAGACCGGGTGTTTCCAGACGTAGCTGTCGGTCGCCAGCACGCGGCGCGCACCGCGCTGCTTGGCGGAGAAGCTGAAAAACCCGTTCCACGCGCCGACATCCAGGACCGAGCGCCCCGTGAGGTCGAACGGCGCCAGCAGCGCATCCTCCTCCAGCGCCATGACCTGCTGGTCCTTCAGCCCGGGTGTCACCACACCGGGACGCAGCGCGATCGTGTGGAACCAATGGAATTGCTGAATGCGGGCAAGCAGCTCCGCATCGGACAGGTGCGGCATCGTCAAGGTCATGCAACCCTCATAACAGAGGCCGCGCCGAGCGGCCATTGACCAGGCCCCCGCCGCGTTGAGCGGCGATGACCAAGCCCCCGCCGCGTTGAGCGGCGATGACCAAGCTCCCGCCGCGTTGAGCGGCCATTGACCAACCTCCTGCCGCGTCGGGCGGCCATTGACCAAGTTTCCGCCGCGCCGCACCAATGCCGCATGCGGATTTTGATCCTTGGCGCCGGCGTCACCGGCCTCACCACGGCCCAGGCCCTGGCCGATGACGGCCATGCCGTGACCGTGGTGGATGCCGAAAGCCGGCCCGGCCAAGGGGCCAGCTTCGCCAATGGCGCGCAGCTTTCCTACAGCTACGTCGCCCCCTTTGCGGCCCCGGGCGTGATCGGCAAGGTGCCCGGCTGGATGCTCGATCCTGACGGCCCGCTGCGGTTTCGCCCGCAGGCAGATCCTGGCCAGTGGAAATGGCTGATCGCCTTCCTGCGCGCCTGCAACCCGACCACCGCCGAGCAGACCACGCGCCGCCTGCTGCTGCTCAGCGCGCTCTCGCGCCAGTTGATGCACGGGCTGGCCGCGCGGCACGCTTTCGATTTCGCCTTCGCCCCGGCCGGCAAGCTGGTGCTGCAGCCCGATGCCGCCGGCATGGCGGCGGCGCAGCGGCAAATGGCGCTGCAGGCCGCCTGGGGCACCGAGCAACGCGCCCTGTCCCGCGCGGAATGCCTGGCGCTGGAACCCGCCCTGGCCGGCATCGCCCATCGCATCGCCGGCGGCATCCACACCCCGGGCGAGGATGCGGGCGATTGCCGGCTGTTCTGCGAGGGGCTGGCGCAATCCCTCACCCGGTCCAACGCCGCCGTCACGCTGCAACTGGGCACGCGGGTCACGCAGATCATCCGCGCCGAGGGCCGGGTGCGCGGCGTGATGACGAATGCGGGCGTGATCGAGGCCGATGCCGTGGTGCTGGCGCTGGGTGTCGGTGCCAGGGCGCTGGCGCGGCCCTTGGGGCTCGATCTGCCGATCTATCCCCTCAAGGGCTACTCGCTGACCCTGCCGATCACCCGGGCCGAGGCGGCACCGCGCATCAGCGTGACCGACAGCGCGGCCAAGGTGGTCTATGCGCGCATCGGCCAGCAATTGCGTGTGGCGGGAATGGCCGATGTGGTCGGCTATTCCACCCGGATCGAGGAGAAGCGCCTCTCCACCCTGATCCGCCAGGCGCGCGCCGCCTTCCCCGATGCGACCGACTGGCGGGACCTGCACCCCTGGGCCGGGCTGCGCCCCGCCACGCCGACCGGCCTGCCAATCCTGGGGGCCGCGCCCGGCATGCAGGGGCTCTATCTCAATCTCGGCCAGGGCTCGCTCGGCTTCACGCTGGCCATGGGCAGCGCCGCGGTGGTCGCCGCCGAGATCGCCGGCCGCGCGCCGCCGATCCCGATGGAGGGGTTCCGGCTGTAGGGCGTGATCCGGTCAGGGTGAGGGAGGATGCCTGAAACAGCCGCGCGACGGGGTCGAGGGGCCAGCCCCTCGAGCTCCCCGGCAGGGTGAAAACCTGCGTGGTTTTCACAGTTTCCTGCACCTTCGTCCGAGGATAATGCGCTCGAAGCTCCACGACGCCGGGTTTCTGGGTGGGGTTGGCCGCCAAGCGGAAACGCCCTCCCGCAGCCCGACCTCCGCCTCAGGCCTGGGCTGGATCGGGGCGCTCCCAGAGCAGCAAGGGCTGCCCCGTCCGCACCTTGCGCAGGCCGGCGCGGAAGCGCGGGAGCTCCTTGCGGCCGATCAGGACCCTGAGGCTGCGATAGACGGGCATGTCGCTCCCGCCCGGCTCGGCCGGGAGTTCCATGCCGGGGAAGGCCAGCGGCGAGATGCGCGCCTCCCCCATGCCGAAAAACGCAAAGCCGCACACCGCATGCGAGGCGGTGATCCGCTCCAGCAGGTGCAGGTAATCGCTGACCATGGGCTTGAAGCGGATGCGCTTGCCGAAATTTCCGGCCACCTGGGCGCCCCGCAAGGCCAGCAGGCTGTCCGCGTCATAGTAGTTATGCTGGATCAGCACGTAATTGCGGGCGGCCAGGATCATGCGGGACATGGCCTGTTCAAAATCCAGCCGATCGCCGATCTCCGGCAGCAGATCCACGGCAGTAATAATGGCAGCCGTATTGCGCCCGGCATAATTCAGCAGGTTGCCCTGTTCGGCGGATAGTCCTGCCTGCCGGCAGGTGGCGACCTCCTCCTCGGAGAGATCAATACCGTGGCCTTCCTCGCCCAGGAGGTTGCGCAGATAGATCAGGGAGTTTCCGGAACCACAGCCAAAATCAATAAAGCCGATCGGCTTTTTGGCTGGCATGGTGCCAGCCTGGGCCGCGTCGGTTGCAGGCGTCATTTTGAACACCCCGATGATCACTCATGACGCTGAAAGATGTGCCGAAATCACCGCCGCATCTACCTTTCGCGGTCGCTGGCGGCCGATATCTTTTTCTTCATGGACGCCTCCGCCCCAAGGAAACGCCCATTCCCTCGGCAGATCAGGCCGGATCGGGCAGGCCGAGCAGCCTTTGCCGTCGCCGCCATGGGGGCGAGTGGCCATACCCGGCCTCAGGGGGGCGCGCAGAGCCCCAGCAGTCGGCCCACATCATGCTCGGCATCGCAGGCCAGGAAGCCGGTTGCCGGTGGTTCGGCCGGCAAGGTGAGCAGGCCGATATCGGCGTAGATCCGCAGGTAGCCGCCGCCCAGATCCACAAAGGCCGGCCGGCCGCCCTGCCATTCGCAAAAATCGCGGAACCGCCAGATGGCCGAGACCGCATCGCGCTGGTCGCCCACCGGGTCGCCATGGCCGATCCACAAGTCACCGCTGCGGGTGAAGGCGAAACCGGCCCGCCCAGCCTCCCCCCAGAGCACGCCATCGGCCGTGTCAGGCAGGGTGGCGCCGAGGGATTCCAGCCGCGTCCGGTTGATCTCGTCGAAGGGGGCGGCGCGGATGGCGGCCGGGCGCAGCAGCCGCACCATGCCCAGCAGCAGCAGCAGCGCCGTCACCCCCACGGTGAAGCGCAGCTGGACCGGCGCGCCGGAGAACAGCACCACCTCCCACCACATGGCACCTTGCAGGCGGCTCGCATTGGCCAGCATGGCCAGTGCCATCCCGCAGATCGCCACCGCGGCCAGGGGCAGCAGCATCTCGTTCGAGAGCGGCTCCCGCCGCAGCCGGCTCTCGCGGTAGAAGGCGGTGCGCATGGTGGCCAGCAGGGCGGCCACCAGCAGGAACAGCCCCCAGGTCCACCAGGCTTCCTCACGCAGCCAGGTGATCACCGCGCCATTCACCAGCAGGAACAGCGCCATGCCCCAGGCCAGCCGCAACCGCCGCGCCATGCCGAAGGCCATCACCAGCAGCAGCGAGCCCACGATGGAGGCGGCGAATTGCGAGGCCAGCGCCGCCTCATACCCCGCCCAATCTTGCAGGACGATGGCCGAGATGGGCAGCGAGCCGAGGAACACGAGCAAGGCGCCACCCAGCGCCACCAGCCCGGCCAGGATCGGCACCTCCAGCGGCATGGCGCCGCGGCTGAGCGCCTTCAGCGAATCCCGCCGCTGGCCGATCTCGAAGCCGGCAAACAGCACGCCGGAAATGAACAGCGGCACGATGTAGTAATACAGCCGAA from Sediminicoccus sp. KRV36 encodes the following:
- a CDS encoding universal stress protein, which gives rise to MIRSILLALDDTPGACAARDVAFALARRTGAAVTALIVLDRPHTSAAHEAVPMGGGAFAARRNEKLAAAVEAEAEGVLADARVAAGDLPFAVVRREEAPEQALLAEGATHDLIIIGRDCTLGREACDDGLSPTIEALLRDGARPLLVVPPGTQSAGLAEVVQLTHPILIAQNGSMAAMRTLHVFALLGLGKGQAVKLLDFTADASPEALARYLTQHGMQAEAFAVRGDAHDILLAEAQSLPASLLVLGADQESGISRLIFGSATARLLRAAPCPVFIHG
- a CDS encoding DUF1698 domain-containing protein; the encoded protein is MTLTMPHLSDAELLARIQQFHWFHTIALRPGVVTPGLKDQQVMALEEDALLAPFDLTGRSVLDVGAWNGFFSFSAKQRGARRVLATDSYVWKHPVWQGRETFELARDSLGLEVEAAEIAPFEITDQLGRFDVVLFLGVFYHLYDPIEVMTRLRQVTRQLLLIETHQDLTAEARPGMVFYPAATLAGDATNWWGPNPALMLHLLLQLGFTRIFYRDHPTLGRGHGLYAAFLPEVEDGLILQLGSPWRDLDVPGAIEDLLVRG
- a CDS encoding D-amino acid dehydrogenase; protein product: MRILILGAGVTGLTTAQALADDGHAVTVVDAESRPGQGASFANGAQLSYSYVAPFAAPGVIGKVPGWMLDPDGPLRFRPQADPGQWKWLIAFLRACNPTTAEQTTRRLLLLSALSRQLMHGLAARHAFDFAFAPAGKLVLQPDAAGMAAAQRQMALQAAWGTEQRALSRAECLALEPALAGIAHRIAGGIHTPGEDAGDCRLFCEGLAQSLTRSNAAVTLQLGTRVTQIIRAEGRVRGVMTNAGVIEADAVVLALGVGARALARPLGLDLPIYPLKGYSLTLPITRAEAAPRISVTDSAAKVVYARIGQQLRVAGMADVVGYSTRIEEKRLSTLIRQARAAFPDATDWRDLHPWAGLRPATPTGLPILGAAPGMQGLYLNLGQGSLGFTLAMGSAAVVAAEIAGRAPPIPMEGFRL
- a CDS encoding class I SAM-dependent methyltransferase, which translates into the protein MPAKKPIGFIDFGCGSGNSLIYLRNLLGEEGHGIDLSEEEVATCRQAGLSAEQGNLLNYAGRNTAAIITAVDLLPEIGDRLDFEQAMSRMILAARNYVLIQHNYYDADSLLALRGAQVAGNFGKRIRFKPMVSDYLHLLERITASHAVCGFAFFGMGEARISPLAFPGMELPAEPGGSDMPVYRSLRVLIGRKELPRFRAGLRKVRTGQPLLLWERPDPAQA
- a CDS encoding lysylphosphatidylglycerol synthase domain-containing protein, whose protein sequence is MRAALPFIKRHGATVFGLLLLVGAIWVVHREFRNLSIADVTRAMQAIPAWALWWGAGLTVAAYLVLAIYDWLGARYAGRPSSWGRALLASFCGYSLAHNLGFAAVSGAAVRFRLYTAWGYSPLEVGKVVGFTSLTFGLGGMALGGMVLLVEPEVLPWAGANLPRWLLQLAALPLFGVVIAYVLLSRFRRSIRVFGHDVELPGVRMAVAQSLLATVDVAVTAAIFYVLLPPAEGLTFLRFIGIYLAAYALGITASVPGGLGVFDGAIIIGLAPYMGAAEVVGALLVFRLYYYIVPLFISGVLFAGFEIGQRRDSLKALSRGAMPLEVPILAGLVALGGALLVFLGSLPISAIVLQDWAGYEAALASQFAASIVGSLLLVMAFGMARRLRLAWGMALFLLVNGAVITWLREEAWWTWGLFLLVAALLATMRTAFYRESRLRREPLSNEMLLPLAAVAICGMALAMLANASRLQGAMWWEVVLFSGAPVQLRFTVGVTALLLLLGMVRLLRPAAIRAAPFDEINRTRLESLGATLPDTADGVLWGEAGRAGFAFTRSGDLWIGHGDPVGDQRDAVSAIWRFRDFCEWQGGRPAFVDLGGGYLRIYADIGLLTLPAEPPATGFLACDAEHDVGRLLGLCAPP